The sequence GAAGAGGGAGTGAGTGAAAGGTCGTACCTTTGCCCGGAGAAACAGCCATCCGGACTTCTTTCATGGCCGAAGGATCAGCGGCCGGCAAGCCATACTCGTGGTGATTGGTGTTGTTGCCACCGAATACGTCGGAGACCGGTGACGCGCTGGAGCTCCAGACGAACATGTGGAGATCCTTAGTCCCACCGTCTTCGGCCTTGAACAGGGGGGCTTGCCCGTTGGCCTTTTTAGGTCCCATCGCCGCTGCGGCCGCTGACGCCTTGGGAGCGGTGGGCGGCGCCGCCACGGAGAAAACCGAAGGATTCGGTGCTGGGTAGTTCTGCGTGGCCGCCGTCACCGGCAACTGGTAATTGGGCTTGGACTTGGCAGCTGCGTTGCTGGCGTTGGGCGCTCCGGCAGCATTGGCCACGCCGTGCTCCTCCTCGAAGTTGGAGGGCCGCGGCGTGGCCACGCCTCTCATGCCGTGGACGTCGGCGGCGCCGAAGTTGGAGCTCCGGCCCACCATGGAGTAGAAGTCGTTGTGGTTGAAGCTGGATCCCCGGGGAGTGGGGTTCCTGGACGACTGCAGCGAGTAGATCTCTGCGTTGGTGAGGTTGGAGGGGCGAGGGGTGGTGGCAGAGAACCCCATGGACCGCCGGGAGTAGATGTCCGACCGCGACGCGTTCGACCGACGCACCGTGATGTGCAGCTTACCGTCCTCCTTGATCTCCGCCTCCGTCTCCAGCATGTCGCGGTGCCCGTCCAGCGACGTAACATCGGAGTCGACAGTGATGGACGCGATGGCCCCGGCGGTGTCCGGGAACTGCTCCGAGATCAGCATCCGGGCGGCGCGGTACTCGAACAGGAACAGCATGAGGGTGTACCAGATGATGCACTGCAGCACCACGATCTGCACCATCAGGGTGCCGGAGTAGCTCCCATACATGCCCTTCAGCAGCGGGATGCCCATCACGAGCGTGTTGGGGAGGGTGGACAGCGAGAAGATGGTGATGGTCCACTCGAGGGAGCCACGGCGGCTGAGCCTGCACCAGGCGGCGAGGACGGCGAGCACCATCAGCTTCTGCAGCGTGTCCGCCGCGATGAACCGCATGTTCATCTCATAAGGGTTATTGGTGGAAATGAAGTGGAAGGACAGCAGCGGCACCGCGAAGAGCGCCACGAAGCGGTTGATCCCGGAGCACTGGTCCGGCGTAAAGATCTTCCACCACTTCACCGACCCGTACGCCAGTATCATCGCCACGTACAGCGGCACCACCGCCGTCATCACATGGTAGAAGTCCGCAAGCGTAAtcatttcctcttcttcctcccccctcctttccttcttcttcttcttcttcttcttctatacgTTCTCTGAGTGAGCCGAGAACACAAGAGGCATACGATGACGAAGAAGAGAAAGTGCTGAGGAGGAGGTAAAAAGGACGAAGCAGCAACCGTTTATGGCATCGAGGAGCATGTGTTACGGCTTTGTTTTGTGTGGCGGATGGTTAGCAGCAGGAGAGGGAGAAGCAGCAGCGCCCGGCAGAATGGTCTAATAGagctgaagagagagagaggaggggtctCGGGAGTGGAGCGCGTGGGAAGGAGggcgagagagagatagagagagagacacTATCTCACACACTGCTCAGTCTCCCAAGCATGGACTGCCGCGTTCTTTACTCGCCCTTCCTCACCAACTTATAACTTTGTCTTGGATCTTCCCTTGTTCCTTTCCACCTCCGGTGCTCCCTCCCACCACTGGCTGCTCCCAGCTGCCTCCCTGCCgaggagatagagatagagagaagGGGAAAGTATCGGAGCTGAGATCGTGGGGCAAAGCGAATGGGATGGCTCTGGACGCCACAGGCTTTAGCTTTTTAGTGCCTTATTATATGCTCAGAATCCAACACCGGAGCTTATTCAATGCGATGGTTTCTGGCTAATGTTTCGATGTTTGTAGCCACTAAAATCTAAAAGAGGGAAGAGGACACGGCAAGCGTTGATTGAAGGAGGTGGCGGTGGTGCTGGTGCTGGTGCTGCTGCTGGTTGTGGGTGTGGGGTGTGAGAAGCCTTCCGTGCTTTGGTATGATACCATGGCAGTACAGCTGACGAGATATGAATAATGTATTCATCGGATTAGCAACCCTTTCTCTTCTCACATCTCACAGCTTTATCGAACTCAGGAATTGTTGCTGGTGGCGAGAAAAATCCCGAGTTGATGGTGGCGATGATTAGTTTAAGAGGGATCGCACGGAGTCTTCCCTCGCCCGGAGGGAATCGGTAATCACACCCGCGTGCCCTCCTGCCATCATCATCTGCTTAAATCTCGGACACCCAAACGCTCGGCCATTAACAATTTGGAGCACCTCATCGCCATATTAGTTTAGTTTCGTTCATCCCAAAAGGTGAAACCTTTTCTCATTTCATGAGGGATTTACAGAGATCGGTTTctgaaaaagaaaattaaacaattaattcactcttatttataaataaataaatgtaaaaatattgagtataatatatattaaaaaaaaaatcgtatgttcatcatttattatttgagaaaaaaaattagtaagtgatatataaaatatattatgaatgtagAAATAAATAAGAGAGTAGAACATAACTTATTTTGGGGGGTTCGCAATGAACCGACCTGACTCGATCGAACAACACCTAAATTGGACCGATCGAGAAACCGGTTCACGATTTGTTTGGATCGGACTCATGGATGGATCAGATAGATCCGAGTCCGATAACTACGCTTCACAGGGGTGAGTGTGGACTGTTGGGAGGCTTTGGGGCATCTTCTCATCACCTTCTGTCAGCTGTATATGTTTGTGAGCTGCGCCAGCTTTGGGGGACAGAGAAGAAAGCAGgagagggaaagaaagaaaagcaaaagGCAGCAGCGGCAGAAGGCTGTGTTCGGTGATGcctttgaatgaatgaatgaatgaatgaaagaaTGAATAGGTTCTACAATTTCCACACTGGACTTTACGAGGAAAGAGATCTTTTCCTCTGCTTTCCAACTTGCGGTAAAATGCATTCCATCGGCTCGCTTCTCTCCCCCAAAACGAGGGATTCTGATTCCGGAGTGTCCTCCGAGATGGACTCGGCGCTGCTACGTGACTTCTTCATGTAGCAGAAGAGTGTTTGGGGAATGGCACCTCACCTAATGGATCCCTCGTAGCTCCACACTCCTCGTGCCTATAGCCAACTTAGCTATTTCTTTATGGGTTGCAGATCTTAAGGAAGCATTTAAATTCTTCTTCTCTGATGCAATCTACCATCATGATCTGGTCACCATGGATTCAATCATATTAAATCTCTGCTAATAATCTTCCATCCTTTTATGTTTACTTGAAAGTTTAAAGCAAAGATAACCTTATTATTAATGATGTTTTCAATAATCCTTTTTTATTGCtggattattattaatttaaatataaaaatataatttttttaatataaattttagatGAAGCATCttataaacttattttttttttttactaaaataaTCAAAACTTTTAGGAATTTTAAATGAATCTTCGGATGCTAACATCCTTAaagatttatcgaatgagatGTCAAACCTTCGACCTTTAGTGAATCGAATAACATCAAATTTTCAACGCTAATTTTTGGATGTATTTCTTGCTAAGGAGTATAAGAATAAATAGAAATTTTGGTCAAAAGTTATATATATGATTTATGACTAATTCATTCCAAATATATGGACTTAATTTTTTTTGGTTACAAACTATAATTAGTACTTAATGGAGCAATCAATTGAGACTATTTGCTAACTTAGAGAAATGTGTTTTATTATCTACCTTCGACCTTTAGTGAATCGAATAACatcaaattttcaacacaaattcTTGGATGTATTTCTTGCTAGGAGTATAAGAATAAATAGAAAATTTGGTCAAAAGTTATATATGACTGACTAATTCATTCCAAATATATGGACttaatttttttcattattatttttggttACAAACTACAATTAGTACTTAATGGAGCAATTAATTGAGACTATTTGCTAACTTAGGAAAAGGTGTTTTATTATCTACTCCAACTTCAATGTGCTTGACTGGTTGTTATCGATTGTTTAACGCACCACCCAGGCAAACTCTCCACTGTTAGCAGCAAATCTAACTTTACTTAACCCCGCAACAAGCTCTTTAGCTTTAGAGCTGGGCCTGTTGGGGAATATAGTGTGGAGGAAGTGTCCATTCTTGGACCCATCAAAGATATGACTTGTAAGAGCATGTGGACAATCACTGCGATGGGGACCAACAGTGTTCATGGGTGACATCTCCTGCCACCTTTTGGTTGGTTGAGGGGTTCGGAAGTGGCATCTGAATGTGACGCCAAGCAACAATGATGGAGATCATATGCAGTGTGTAATGATGTGCAGAGGCAGatggggaagaggaagaagaagaatagcaGTAGTACTCTGCGGCACAGACTTTTCATCCTGCCCATAGCCACACCATGTGATGCTTCCTTTCTTTATGGAAACATTGCCCCTCACCTCCGCAATCCATAGACAGTGATAAATGGAAGACGATGCTTCATACAAGTATTTAATCAGCAACACAAGTCCACTTTGAATTGTCATACAGatgaattgttttttttttttactcaagtAATCTAGTGAGTATCTAAAAACTATTTTtgtattctaattttttttcatcaAGATCCGTGACAAGTTCTTATTGTATCATCCAGAAGTGATTGAATCTCATAGAAAGTTCAAATGAAGAATGGATACTgtccaaataatttataataaaaacagtggaaaagagaaagaaatgTAGGAATCAAACTTATCATCTCCTCTCCTACCATGATAAAGATCTTAACTGGGTGATTAGAAATTTGGAAAATTTAAACTATTAAGAAAGGGCCGATATGCTTATGGGTTTTACCACCAAGACAGAGAAAATTCAGCAgacaaaaagtaaaaaaaaaaagaagagagaaatagTAAGTTACTTGGCAAAATAGTTTTCGAGTACTGTTGTTGGGAATATGTGATGACAGGTTATACTATTTATCATCATAGAAAGCAATAGTGACATTTCCTGGCACAAACAGATGAATGCTACAGAAGAAAGCAGCAGGTGCCATTTGAATGGatcagaattttttttatataacacAAATAAAGGATTTTATGCATGCGAATGAAACCACTCCCAACTGTGGAAGCTCTTGAGCAAATGAAGCTTCATGATTCCCATTTTCTTGTTTCCTGCAAACAGTGAAACCCCTCTTCTCTGTAGTGGGTGAGAAGATGGTTCAGCCTTTAATATGATTCATAGGAAGTCTCCAACCCCAAAATTGCTGTATTTAATGCCTCTTAAATGCAACTTACACTAAATAGTAAGCTCAAGCAGCTTTCGACTTCTGCTCAACACCATGCAGATATAGGAGCATGTGCCCTGGAGCACATATACCATTCAACAACAATTGAGGAGGAAGTGCATCGAAGGATGAACATTTACGATATCTCTGGCACTTGGGATCTGTTTGTTTCACAGTGGTTGGGGTGCCAAAGTCCACTTCCACAGTAGCAACAGGAGTGCGATCCCTTTCCTTTATTCTCTTCACAGTTTGGCCGTTACCTCTCGCTTTTGCGCGGTACCATAACGACGTGGAGGATTATCCTCTTTACTGCCATCTCCCTCTTGTATGATCACTGATGTCTTAAACAAACACTAAATCATACTTTTATCTCAGGCCTGGATTAGGACATGGTAGTTCTATCCTTTGTGTCGATCGTGATATTAGACATATGGTAAGGACGTACAACTTACCATAAAAGATATAGAAAGAGTAAACTTAATCCAAATTTAAAAGGTGACTGTACAATTATGTACTCAAACAAACCGAAACTAGTGGAGCATGGAGCTTTTAATGTTGGTGCAACGACAACAATGGCCTACTTACACTGACTCTGATTGCAATCTACCAACAGTGGCATACGTACTTTCAAGTTTGCCGAACCACCTGAAAATTTGTGCAGCCTCAGTGGCAGCATCTAGAAAAGCCTCATGTTTTCAAGTTTTCTATCAACATTTTTGCTCTCATTTCTTTCTATCAATTTGGAGTCATCAACCCTGCATAGAAAAGAATAGCGTGTTTCCGTGTCCGACACGTATATACATCGACGCCTTTGTTTCatacatcatgttcatcatgaaaGCCTCATCAATCGCAGCTTAGGCTCAATTTACGATCTCAAGCATAGGCTCGGACTTGAATCATACAAGAAAATTGCGCAACACATTACAGCTAGCataactaacaaaattatgtttgaACCTCAGCTTTagcagggaaaaaaaaagaaaagaaaaacccaTGTGCCACATCTCTGGCAGACCTAAATGAATAATGGTGCTGAAGATGCCCCCGGAAGACCTAAACCCAAGGTAGCAGGCCAAAGCAAAGTCGAAACATCTTTCCGCAGCTTGACGGGCTCTATGCAGTTGGTTGATATGCCTTGTGCTGTGGTTTCTTCAAGATATGTAAGTAGAGTGCTCGCTAGATTTTGTTCTTGGTGCTAAGCTGCATAGTGATGAACTCGACCTTGCTTTTCTGCTTTCTCAATATGAGGTGCTACTTTTAACCTGTTGCAACTTTTGATGACTAGCTGTTATCAGTATTTCTACTCTTGATTTTGATTCTAAATTTGGAGGAGGTGATGCTTCCTTGGGCCGTCTCACTAATACTTTCATTGTTTTTTAGGGCATGAATTTCAACACCTGGCTCCACCTTCGAATCAACAAGAGAGCCTCTTGACTCACTAGGTCTGGATGAGATCTTCATATCGGAAGAACTCCTATCTTCACCCTTCTGCATTTTAGCCAATTCTTTCTCCTTTCGTTTCCTCTCTTTCTTCAGGCGCTTTTTCTCTATATACTCAGGATCATCTTTCTTGTCTACTTTATCATCTCGTCTTCGTTTTCTTTCCCTGTCCTTCttatctttctttcctttttctttgagcTCCTCAGCATTTTCAGGAGGCATAGCTCCCTCTCCATCATGTCTCACCACAGAGAGGTCCTGAAGACAGGCAGTTTTACTGATGACCATCTCTTCAACATTTATGTTCTTGAGAGATAATTGATCCTTCGAAAGAGCATCTAGTCTCGAATCAGCAGTACATTGCAATTCTTTACCAAGCTTCTCTTCGCTTGCTAACTTTGCACTGCCAATGCTTGCAGTCATCCTAGACTCACGATCATGAGAAGAGCTCACCTCCTCATTGTTTTGGCTGCTAATGTTGAAAGGCTCAGTTGCTCCTCTGGCAGGTGCATCCACTGAAACAGAACTGCAAGGGCCCAATTCAGCATCATTTGGACCACCTCGAGAATATTCCATCTGGTGATCAGCATCATCTGCTTTACTAGATGACGAACGTTGCTTAACCCTAATCTTTATGACGTTCACCCTTCTCTCGCTGCAGTTAGAAACAGTATCACCCTCTCTAACAGTTTCTGCAGTCGGCAGAGCTTCGGACAGTTTAACTGTCTCTGCAAGAGGTTCCTGAGGCTTTGGTATCTTTAACTTTAAAGATGCAGGTCTCGTCACTTGTTCACATGTTTCAGCAGCTACCGAAGCATGTACTTGAGTTCTTGAAATGCCATAAAGTGTTGGAGACCTGATTATGAAAATGAAAGAATTTAGTGTAACTTAAtagacaaaaaaataaaagaacagaCTGTGAGCTACAGATCTGTCTTATGTAACTTGGTGAATTATGAGTTCTCTAGGTCTCACAAGCAGTAACTTTTACCTGAACTAGGTATTCGACTAGATATGAAATTGTTACCTTTTATAATCTACATTTATGTATTTTGCAAATTCAGTAACTTTGACAAAACAGTACAAAATGCCATCTCAACTAGCTGATCATGAatatcctttttgcatgaagccATTAGATATCATGTGATAACAAGTCAAAAATTCATACAAAAAAATTTTGGCTGAATATAAAGGATGATTTTCTCCATGGAATAGTAAAAATAAGAGGTAATCATTTTGGCTAGCAGAAGAACGAAGAAAGTGGGCAATCAATAAGATGCATAGCATAACTCATCCATTAGCCTCTTGGATATCAAATTGAAAGAACCATCAATGATATAACCTTAACATCAAGTAGACACGTAAACAGGTAAAATTACTACCTCCCAGCAAGAATTTGCAAAATGCAGAATAAGTGGTGGCGAAGGAAAACATTGTTGAATGCTTTTCTGCTTGTCAGCAGGTGAAGAAGAGAAACAAGAGTTGGGCATGCAATTTGCATTCCTGATTCAGATTCAAGATTTGCTTGACATATATGCATAACATGCACAGCCAACTTCACCTCTCCTGTGGTTATTAAATCAGTTAGAAGCCACACCAGAAATTAACATGAATAGGAAAGCAGAAATGAACAACCTCTTAAAGAACATTCTTCCTCCAAAAATTTCATGAACAAGGATAAAACTGCGTCTATGCCTTTACTATGAAACTCGAGATCCAAAAGTGCCCTGCTTGCCTCAATTCGAaccttccatgatgtattttcaaCATTTCTATATGGTTCTATAAGTTCACGAACCTTATCCTGTATCGATgagaatttcatcatgatgaatgaaactataaaaaaaaaagacaacttAAGTTTTATAGAGACAACTTACAAGAGGCACAGAGTTTGACAACTTTAATGCCATCTGTGCTAGGGTGCGGATGCAACTTATCGTCAATATCCCATTATAGCTAGGCATAAGGCTgattaaaacaaataaaataaaacatggGAACTATATGAGACTTTATAGAGATGTTCTAAAATTGGTGGAACATTGTTGTGTTTTATCACATTAATTTATATTGCATACCTGTCAAATTGCATTAATTGATCAATGCGTTTGAGAAGGGATGACAAAAAGAGAATGCCCTGATACAGAGACAAACCAATGGAATATTCATTGATATCATGAGATAAAGTACTAGTGTTCTACAAAGAAGTGCTAAACATTCCGTTTCCCATAGAAGATTTGACATTCAAAAGAGGTAAAGGCATAATGGCAATATATCATGACTTATTCTTCATCTTTGTCCTCCACAACAATGACCAGAAGTTCTAACAAATTAAGCAGCTCACTTTCTTGTAATCTGATTAGCTCCATCATTCAAAATTCAATGTGAGTTGCTACAGGACCAAAAGTTAATGAAGATCACAAAACTGTCTAAAAGCAAGGATTCAGACCTTGGTCCAAAACCAGTCTTGGTAACCTATGCCAGCATACTGGAATGGTGCCAGTCTATTGTTAAGTATAAttgataaaaagaataaaataaccaAATGGTATCGCACTAGTCTAAAGATATATGTTTTGATACTGTAGTGCATACAAGCTCCGGGGTGATTGAAACCAAGTTGCACAGGGCCTCTGACTTGTGGCAACTCATGTGACATGGCCTTAGAAGGGCAAAGTTGAGTCAAGCAAGCACCAAACATAGGTCACAGGGAAACATTGGGTTTCCTGGTGCATCAGACAAGCCCAATAGTGCGCCAGGATTAGTTTTGAGTTTGTGTCAAGCTAGACAATGCTGGGCTAGCCCAAATGAGAGCCTAGGATGCCCATCATGCCAACTGAAGCACTCCCCTAGGTGTGCCCAATCTAGGTAACCTCACCTAAAACCTTTTAACCTACTCAAGTCTCGCCTCAGCTCGCCTGAGCACCTAGACGAGTGTCCAAGCACCTTTTGACAAAGTGTTGATCATTGAACTTAGATAAGACAAATATACCATTATATGTACCTTTTTATTCCATTTTTATAGGACTCAAACTAATGATCATGATTTATCAAAAGATTTTTACTTTATTGTTGTCCTATCTCACAAGAATTAATTTCTATAACGAATAGAGGGGATCCTAACTAATTTCCTTTTGTAATTATCATTATACACAATCATGCATTCTATTCAAGAAATGTGATTTTGTACAGACTGTCGCTTACCACCGAATATTTAACAATTGGAACATGAACCGGTACATGGAGAAACCCTTTCTGGGTAGTCCAGTCGgggtttatttttctttttaaggatTAAAGCTTGTTTCTCTCTCATCCGCTACTCTCTACCTGCAGCTTGTGCTACCCATATTGTCAGCCAACACAGGCATGGccactcctctcctcttctcctccttcccaACCTCCACCCTTGTATTGTGATAAATGCCAATGCCGACTGGACCTATATCGGTCCAACCATGGACCAGCATTGGTCTGATACCTGAAACTATGATCCTCGGTTCAAACAAATGACAATCTTCAAAATATAATATCTCATTCCAGACCAATCACGGAAAACACATTTATGAGACATTTTCTGAATGTTCTTTTGTCAATATATATAATCAGACAAAATcaattatatttttcttgttttagCCTCTAGCAGCCATGTAAAACGAGCAAAAACTGAAAGGTAACGTTTTACATGCAGTTATAAGGGAAAAAATTCATCGACAAACCTGTTGACCAAATTCAAGTTCGCCGATTGACTGCACCAGAGAAGCAAGCCAATACACATCAGAGTAGGGGTTTCCATTGTTATCATTGTACTGAAAGAGAAAAGGTTAACTCAAATCTTCAGAAAATGAATACAGCAGAATCAACAAGATCAATTCTTTAAATTAATACAGTTGAAAAAGCCTAATGTTTATTACTATCCCTAGAATACAACCAAAACAGAAATTGATGTTTACTTGAGACTCCTTGGACAAAAAAAAAGAGGCATAACAACAATGTAGGCCTCAGAAACAGCACAAGAACTTTAAAAGTACAAAAGAGCCTTCCCACCAATTCAACACCATAGTTTCCACATAGTAGCCTGTTGGCATTAGGAGACAATTTGTGTGTTACCAAGATTACAAGATCACAACTTACTGAAAGATTCCAAAAATGACTCTTAACAAACTAATTTTTATGCTTTGTTGGCTCAAGAAAAGAGAAGTTAAACCACCAAATTCCATTAACTCTTTTCAGTGTCTATGATACTCTGTGGCCTGTGCAGACTAAAAAGACAGTTTCTTGTAATCCATTTGTTTCTATAATGTATGCTGTTGTTATTTTGTTATTAGAAATACATGGTCATTtataatcaaaggaaaatcatGCCTTAAACCTCTAAAATTTGAAGCTAGctaaattaaagaaaataaatgaGATCTTGACCACATGATTTCCAAGCAAGCACCTGTCTGGGAGACACGTTCAAATTAATTGTCTTAACAAAAGAGAAAGTGCATTCGATTGTCAACAAAACCCCTAGTATCCCAAGAGTTGAACACCCTCTCCACCAAAGCAATTTACCACAATCTCCTATCCGGTCAGAGATTTGGAATTCTGTGGTAGAAGGGATACCAGCAATAGAGATGTTTATTGGAAATAAAATCAATGGAAAAAACCAATGGACACACCCTACTGACCAAGACAAATCACAATTGCATTTTTCCAGGGTCTATAAAACAGGGCTAGACTCCATTGAAAACAACCGTCAAGAATTGATGGACAAGCCTGCTTCCATGATACATCATTGAAGAGCCTCGCTAACGGCAATTTGCAACAAATCTGAGATACCTTTCTTCTATGTGATTCAATTTTATTGCCAGCAACCAATTCTGTCATCGAGTTAACAGGTACTCCAAGGATTGCAAGCAAAAGTGAGGTACGCAACTATGAGAAATGGAGGATCTAATGGAATTGAACTAAAGCAACCTCTCTCCCACTGCATGCAAGACTCCTACATCTCAGAAATATCACTTCAGGAGAAGAAAATATGTCAAACAACTAAAACAGCATCTCTTCCTTTCCTCTCATATATCCAATGCCAGGATCCACTTCCACTTTGTTCATTGTTATCTGACGAACTTGTAGATAATCAAATGGTAATGATGACACCCAATTATGGAATTTTTTCATCCTAATTCATCAGCTGTTAAGGTAAACCTTTCAAAAAGCGTCAAAAGGCAAATTTAAGCATTTAATAGTATTAATGAACTTTCTCGTTTGGAGAATCTAAAATTCTATCACTGACCTTGCAACATTCTGTTCTATTTGGATGAAAAAGAGAACAGAAATGTGGTCTAGTCTTTTGATTCTCCACTGGATTAAATATTCTATATTTATGTAAGGATACTTACAAGAGTTATCTTGTGTTTTTATGTAAATCTAAAGCAAAAAAATTTATGTGATACACCTCCTCGATCGCTCCCTTCACAACCAATAGCCCCCCTCCCCTCCTGCTTCTTCCCCCTCTCCTCTCCCACTGTTCCcaccctttttcttctcctcctctgccaTCACCTCGTGTCAAGGCTCCTGACagccccctccccctccctcctccccctTGACTGCCCCCTTCCTCTGCTTCTCTCTTTGCTTCTTCCCCCTGATTCTTCCCTAGAGAAGCCCTTCCTAAATGTCATGCTTCTTCCCCACCGtctatgtttctttttcttttaatgtttatcattattaataatat comes from Musa acuminata AAA Group cultivar baxijiao chromosome BXJ3-3, Cavendish_Baxijiao_AAA, whole genome shotgun sequence and encodes:
- the LOC103977564 gene encoding probable auxin efflux carrier component 1c — its product is MITLADFYHVMTAVVPLYVAMILAYGSVKWWKIFTPDQCSGINRFVALFAVPLLSFHFISTNNPYEMNMRFIAADTLQKLMVLAVLAAWCRLSRRGSLEWTITIFSLSTLPNTLVMGIPLLKGMYGSYSGTLMVQIVVLQCIIWYTLMLFLFEYRAARMLISEQFPDTAGAIASITVDSDVTSLDGHRDMLETEAEIKEDGKLHITVRRSNASRSDIYSRRSMGFSATTPRPSNLTNAEIYSLQSSRNPTPRGSSFNHNDFYSMVGRSSNFGAADVHGMRGVATPRPSNFEEEHGVANAAGAPNASNAAAKSKPNYQLPVTAATQNYPAPNPSVFSVAAPPTAPKASAAAAAMGPKKANGQAPLFKAEDGGTKDLHMFVWSSSASPVSDVFGGNNTNHHEYGLPAADPSAMKEVRMAVSPGKVDGRKEYREEYLNRDNFSFGNKGMEDGEGGGHEDGGDKVQGAAKGGLMRATAMPPTSVMTRLILIMVWRKLIRNPNTYSSLIGVVWSLVSFKWHVNMPDIVSHSISILSDAGLGMAMFSLGLFMALQPRIIACGNSVAAFAMAVRFLTGPAVMAAASIAVGLRGVLLRIAIVQAALPQGIVPFVFAKEYNLHPDILSTAVIFGMLIALPITLVYYILLGL